One genomic window of Polyangium aurulentum includes the following:
- a CDS encoding FHA domain-containing protein, with protein sequence MALPIPFWLPTALLGAGVLLGARWAVLVLDASVNEKVLGKVLRKLLEAGDVVRALRLTNASAAPLSSATKAAVLACFTERDGDRAHAGYRGGAEVAPERILAPVRARYDEVFRQATARLRSARLFALVSLVLMVLSVLAALVAQDEAQTWVLVLAGIGLSSFFGIAVKDYRTITGRARLFEVLAPCLEVLARDGAGALAPDAANARRTVTFEVREPGREPRIVSTHKELIRIGTQAGSEVELDAPGVARVHAVIEVMIDNVVMIIDLGSENETRVNGEAVRRAALAEGDVITVGEATLHVRLDGI encoded by the coding sequence ATGGCGCTTCCGATCCCGTTCTGGTTGCCGACGGCTTTGCTCGGCGCGGGCGTGCTCCTCGGCGCGAGGTGGGCCGTGCTGGTCCTCGATGCGAGCGTGAATGAAAAGGTGCTCGGGAAGGTCTTGCGCAAGCTCCTCGAGGCGGGCGATGTGGTCCGCGCGCTCAGACTGACCAATGCCAGCGCGGCCCCCCTGTCGAGCGCGACCAAGGCCGCGGTCCTCGCCTGCTTCACCGAGCGCGACGGCGACCGCGCACATGCAGGCTACCGCGGCGGCGCAGAGGTCGCGCCCGAGCGAATTCTCGCGCCGGTGCGTGCCCGTTACGACGAGGTCTTTCGACAGGCCACGGCACGGCTGCGTTCCGCCCGGCTCTTCGCGCTGGTTTCGCTGGTTTTGATGGTGCTCTCCGTGCTGGCCGCGCTCGTGGCGCAGGACGAGGCGCAGACCTGGGTGCTCGTCCTCGCAGGGATCGGGCTCTCGAGCTTCTTCGGGATTGCAGTGAAGGACTATCGGACGATCACGGGGCGCGCTCGTTTGTTCGAGGTGCTCGCCCCATGTCTCGAGGTGCTCGCGCGCGACGGCGCGGGGGCGCTCGCGCCAGACGCCGCCAACGCCAGGCGGACCGTCACGTTCGAGGTGCGCGAGCCAGGCCGCGAGCCGCGGATTGTCTCGACGCACAAGGAACTCATCAGGATCGGCACGCAGGCGGGAAGCGAGGTCGAGCTCGATGCCCCCGGCGTCGCGCGGGTGCACGCCGTGATCGAGGTGATGATCGACAACGTCGTCATGATCATCGATCTGGGATCGGAAAACGAGACGCGCGTCAATGGCGAGGCGGTGAGGCGCGCCGCGCTCGCGGAGGGCGACGTCATCACGGTTGGCGAGGCGACGCTCCACGTGCGGCTCGATGGGATATGA
- a CDS encoding NAD(P)-dependent alcohol dehydrogenase, with protein sequence MLKTSAYAASQVHAPLAPFSLERRDPGPRDVLIDVLYCGVCHSDIHQVRDEWGGAVFPMVPGHEIIGRVKQVGKDVTKLKVGDLAGVGCMVDSCGECANCKRDLEQFCQKGAALTYNGTEMDRKTQTYGGYSAQLVVTERFALKIPPSLDLAAAAPLLCAGITTYSPLRQWNCKKGDRVGVVGLGGLGHMAVKLAASMGAEVTMLSTSRAKEADAKRLGAQEFELTKDDATFSKLAGRFDLLIDTISANHDINKYLGLLRPEGAMVLVGAPPEPAAVSAFSLLGGNKRLAGSMIGGIAETQEMLDYCAQHKVVSDIEIIPIQQINEAYERMLKNDVRYRFVIDIASLGAA encoded by the coding sequence GTGCTCAAGACCTCAGCCTACGCTGCTTCCCAAGTCCACGCGCCGCTCGCGCCCTTCTCCCTCGAGCGACGCGATCCTGGTCCGCGCGACGTCCTCATCGACGTCCTCTACTGCGGCGTTTGCCATAGCGACATCCATCAGGTGCGCGACGAGTGGGGTGGAGCGGTCTTCCCCATGGTTCCCGGTCACGAGATCATCGGCCGCGTCAAGCAGGTTGGCAAGGACGTCACCAAGCTCAAGGTCGGCGACCTGGCGGGTGTCGGGTGCATGGTCGATTCCTGCGGCGAGTGCGCGAATTGCAAGCGCGACCTCGAGCAGTTCTGCCAGAAGGGCGCCGCCCTGACCTACAATGGCACCGAGATGGACCGGAAAACGCAGACCTATGGCGGCTACTCGGCGCAGCTCGTGGTCACCGAGCGTTTTGCCCTGAAGATCCCCCCGAGCCTCGACCTCGCCGCGGCGGCGCCGCTGCTCTGCGCCGGCATCACCACCTACTCGCCCCTGCGCCAGTGGAATTGCAAAAAGGGCGACCGCGTGGGCGTCGTGGGCCTCGGTGGGCTCGGGCATATGGCCGTCAAGCTCGCCGCGTCGATGGGCGCCGAGGTGACGATGCTCAGCACCTCGCGCGCGAAGGAGGCCGACGCGAAGAGGCTCGGCGCGCAGGAGTTCGAGCTCACGAAGGACGATGCGACGTTCTCGAAGCTGGCCGGCCGCTTCGATCTCCTCATCGACACCATCTCCGCCAACCACGATATCAACAAATACCTCGGATTGCTGCGCCCCGAGGGCGCGATGGTGCTCGTCGGCGCCCCGCCGGAGCCCGCGGCCGTGTCCGCCTTCTCGCTGCTCGGCGGGAACAAGCGGCTCGCCGGCTCGATGATCGGGGGCATCGCCGAGACCCAGGAGATGCTCGATTACTGCGCCCAGCACAAGGTCGTGTCGGACATCGAGATCATCCCCATCCAGCAGATCAACGAAGCCTACGAGCGCATGCTCAAGAACGACGTGCGATACCGCTTCGTCATCGACATCGCGAGCCTCGGCGCCGCGTAG
- a CDS encoding alpha/beta fold hydrolase — MPQATANDGTRLFWREEGEGSPLLLIQGFGYASDMWYRIVPRLAARHRVLLFDNRGIGKSEAPTGPYSLPMMADDAVAVLDAAGVDRAHVLGISMGGMIAQELALRNPARVQSLVLGCTHCGGSRAVAAEPAAIAALMARVSMPPEEGARHMIPFVYDETTPRERIDEDVAVRMRCYPATASSEAQAAGIFSWSGTHARLSSIAMPTLVLHGETDRLVPAENARVLADAIPDAKLVVLPRASHVFWTDQPEATVEILLDFLGRNTP, encoded by the coding sequence ATGCCGCAGGCGACTGCAAACGACGGAACCAGGCTGTTCTGGCGCGAGGAGGGCGAGGGCTCACCGCTCCTTCTCATCCAGGGGTTCGGGTACGCGAGCGATATGTGGTATCGCATCGTTCCACGGCTGGCTGCGCGTCACCGCGTCCTGCTCTTCGACAATCGCGGGATCGGCAAGAGCGAGGCTCCGACAGGGCCATACTCCCTGCCCATGATGGCCGACGACGCCGTCGCCGTGCTGGATGCCGCAGGCGTCGATCGCGCCCACGTCCTCGGCATCTCGATGGGCGGCATGATCGCGCAGGAGCTCGCCCTTCGAAACCCCGCGCGCGTGCAATCGCTCGTCCTCGGATGCACCCATTGCGGCGGCTCGCGGGCAGTCGCGGCAGAGCCAGCCGCGATCGCGGCCTTGATGGCGCGCGTGTCGATGCCGCCCGAGGAGGGGGCGCGGCACATGATCCCCTTCGTCTACGACGAGACCACGCCGCGCGAACGAATCGACGAGGACGTGGCCGTGCGAATGCGCTGCTATCCGGCGACGGCGAGCTCCGAGGCCCAGGCCGCGGGAATTTTCTCCTGGTCCGGCACCCACGCGCGGCTGTCTTCGATTGCAATGCCCACCCTGGTGCTGCACGGCGAGACCGATCGGCTCGTTCCGGCAGAAAACGCGCGGGTTCTCGCGGACGCCATCCCGGACGCGAAGCTCGTCGTCCTGCCGCGCGCGAGCCACGTCTTCTGGACCGATCAGCCCGAGGCGACAGTGGAAATCTTGCTCGACTTCCTCGGCCGCAATACGCCGTGA